TATAGAAAAAACGGTCTCCCGCCATCTGCCGGTAATTGTCAATGCCTATCCACCGGGCGGGCTCGAGCAGCGAGAAGTCGGTAAACGAATAAAACAGCGATTGGATCATCGGCCATGCGGTAAGGAAAAAAAATCCGATCAGCCACGGAGAGATGAACAAATAACCCGCCAGTGCGGCGGAGTTGTAGGATTTGGCGCGAATCAAAAGACCACCTCTTTATGTCCTATTTGTACCCTTAGTATAGGAGAGGCGGTCTTTCGGTTGTAGGAGAGAGATCCACAAAATCTTTCACTATTTTACGAATTTGTTAGCTGATGTTCAATCAGCAGCCGCGCCGCCTTCACATAGCTTTCCGTGCGGAACGCGGACTTCAGCATATAGGCGCCTATCGTCGCGCCGCTGCTCAGCATTCTGAGCTGGGCAGTCAGCTCTTCGGGATCGCGGGCCCCGGCTTGCCGCGCGATATCGGTGACTTTGCGCCAACGCTCGTTGCGGCTTTCGAGCGCTTTGCGATGTCCCGGATGATCTTCGTCCGGAAATTCCACAATCGTGTTGATAAACGGACAGCCGCGGAAGCCTTCCGCTTGCAGACGGGCGGCGAAGTCATCGACAAGGAACAAGAGCTGGTCTATCGGCGAGTCCGGATAACGCTTTGCAGCCTCCTCCAAGCCGATCGTATTGAAGCTTTCGCGGCTATCCAAATAAGCGACGATCAGGTCGTCTTTGGTCGCGAAATTACGGTAGAAGCTTGCCTTGGCCACCCCCGATTCGGCAATGATCCGGTCGATGCCGACCGCCCGAATGCCTTCCCGGTAAAACAAATCCGAAGCGACCCGCAAAATCCGCTCCTTGGCGGTTTCCTTTTTATCCATAATCATCATCCCAATCCAAAATAGAGTAAAAAAAACGTTTGACATGAGACAGATCTGTCTGTATCATATAACCAGAAAATGATACAGACCTGTCTACTCCATTTTAGGAGCAGATCCGGCTGATGTCAACAGGATTGGACATTAAAATAGAATGAACGGAGTGGTTTGATTGTCACTGTCTGCAAAATCCGAATCGCTTGCCCGGCCTGCCGCGGCGGCGGAAATCCGTCCAAGGCCCCGCCTCCTGCTCGCCGTCATGTTATTGTCGGTGTTCATGGCCGTCGCGAACATTTTCATCGTCAACGTCGCCACCCCATCGATTCAGCGGGGGCTTCATTCCGGCTTCTCCGAGCTGCAGTTTGTGATCACCGGCTATACGTTGGCTTATGCGGTGGCTCTCATCATCGGAGGACGGCTCGGCGACAGGTTCGGACGAAAGCGCATGCTGCTCATCGGCGTGGCCGGCTTTACGCTGTCCTCTCTGTTTTGCGGATTGTCGTCCGGCGTTTCAATGCTCATTATGTTTCGGGTCGTTCAGGGACTCAGCGCCGCGCTCATCGCTCCGCAGGTGCTGTCCCTCATTCAGGAAAATTACGCTCCGGAAAAACGGGGGGGCATATTCGGCATGTACGGCGCCGCGCAAGGACTCGCCGCCACTACCGGTCAGCTCATCGGGGGATTCTTGCTTCGCCTTAATCCGTGGGAGCTGGACTGGAGAACGGTCTTTTTCTTCAGCGTGCCGATCGGCATCGCAATAATGGCGATGACGCCATTTATCCCCGAGTCCTCGCAAAGGGACCGCTCCAAGCTGGACTGGGTCGGCGCCGCTCTTATCGCCGCAGGTCTTTTGATGCTGGTGTATCCGCTCGTACAGGGGCAAAAGGAAGGCTGGCCGATCGGGATCCTCGCGGTACTTGTCCTGTCGCTTCCCGTATTCGCCCTGTTCGTCCGCTACGAGAAAAAGCTGCTGGAACGGAACAGCGTGCCTTTCATGAACGTCAACCTTTTCCGCGAGCGCGCGTTTTCCATAGGGCTGGTGATCGTCGTTTTGCTGATGTGCTCGCAGGCCGCTTATTTTCTCATCTTTGCCTATTTGCTGCAGATCGGCCTCGGATTTTCCGCGCTGCAGGCCGGAACCATCATCCTGCCGATGGGGATCGGCTATTTTATGGCATCTCTGTTCTCGCCGAAAGTGTCCGCGAAGCTCGGCCCGCATGTGCTGACCGCCGGGGCGGCCTTGACGGTCACCGGTTATCTGGCTCTCGCGATGTCCGTGCATGCGACGGGACCGTCCGGGGCTGTCCTTCTCTGGGTGCCGGCACTGCTCGTGCTCGGCATCGGCCAGGGGCTCATCGCTTCGCCGATCACGACCATCGTGCTGTCGCGAATTCGCGCCGCCGACATCGGTTCCGCCTCCGGCATCCTGACGACGGGCATGCAGGTCGCCTCCGCGGTCGGCATCGGGCTGATCGGCGTCGTCTGGCTGAGCTCGCTCAGCGGACACGCGGACGCGGTCGGCCGCGAGGTCGAGCAGCAGCTGCGCTCAAGCTTGCCGGCGGCTTCAGCCGGACCGGGCGATGCGGCGCTGACGGCGATGCGCGACTGCTATCCGCTCATGGCGCGCGGCGGCGACCCGAGCGCCATCCCGGCCGGCTGCCGGGCAGACGCCGCTTCCCCTGCGGCGAAGCAGCTGTACGAGAGCGGCATCCGGCTGGCGAACGCGCAAAACTATGCGGATTCGTTCCTGCTCTGCCTCTATGTGCTGGCCGCGGTCGCCGCCTGCATGCTGCCGTTCGCACTCGTGCTGGCACGGATCCGCAAAGCGTAAAGCGCATTAGCGGCAGCCGGGGCGGCCTTACGGTCGGCGGCCGGGCCGCTGGGCCGAAAGGCGGGGGATCGCCTTTCGGTGCTCCGCGCCGCATGCTCTGTGGTCTGGAAGCCGGTAAATCCGGCTTTCGGACCGGCTTTTGCTTCCGCGCGGTGCGAGCCCCCTTAATCCGGCCGATTAATATTGTCAGGTAAGTACAAACAGCTCGCTGCGCTGTCCCCTGAGGTCATAAAGGAACTATAGTGCGCTAAAACGGCCATTTCACGCGATTTTTGAAAATTAGCGGAACTCAGGTGATCTATTTGTCTGTTTAACCGATATACACGCCATTTCCTAGCGATTTAGCGCATCTCAGTTCCTCCATTTTTCCAATATGTAGCAGTTTACTCGGAAATAACGAACGTAGGTTCCTCTAAGTTTATGAACACCAATATGAACGGAATAACTGTTCCCAGTTCGTTCGGCCTGTTTTACGGTTCTCTGTCGGTTGACCCACGATTCCGTGCAAATGCGTTAACTGCCCTGCATTGCTCACCCTCCCACCTTCGGTTAAATCCTGCATCACATAAAAAACGGAGTAATAGCGAACATTTCCGCTATCACTCCGTTTTCGTGCATGCTGCCGGGCTTTCTCCGGGTTAACGAAAGTGCCTCTTGCGTTATACCCTTAAAATGAGTCGTTTTCTGCAAATAAAGGGACTCCCTGCCAGCAGAAGTCTCCGGCCCAGGCAAGGATACTCACACCGGAGCCGCCATCCCCATCGCGGCCCACTCTTCCTTGGCAGGGCCGTACACGCCGGTTACGGGAATTCCCGCTTGGCGCATCAGAACCGTCAGCTGGCCGCGATGGTGAATTTCATGTTTGATCAAACCATCAAGTGCCATACCGTTCTTCCATTGCTCTCCAAAAAACGGAGAAGTAAGCTGAAGGCTCTCGTCCGTCCATTGCGTCTGCACCGCCTCGAGCAGCGACTCGGACATCTTGCGGTAAGCCTGCGCAATCTCGGAAGCCGAAGACGGCCGCTCGCTCTCGTCCGAAGGATATTCAAATTTCAGGCCGGTAGGCTGCAAAAAACCTCCGCTCGTGCAAAGATGCCAAGCCAATTGGCCTAACGTCCGAAAGCCCGGAGCGACCTCCTGATTAAGCGATTCGTCCGTCAGCGCATCCAGCAGCTTTTGCGTGCCGGCAGATTCGCTCCGATAATCTTCGACAAAGCTTTGTACGGTTTGATAGATCATTTTCGTAACCTCGCTTTTCAAATAAAATTTACAGCCGACCGCTTCAAAGCGGGCCGTTCATATTTAATTGTACAGCATCCCAACTGACAACAGGTTGTCAGGGTTTTCGCCCGCCATCCCAAAAAAATTACTCATCCCGGTACTGGCGAACGATTTGCTCCGCCTTCTCCCTGACGGCATCCGCAAGCCATTTCGGCTCAATCACCAACACATCCGTACCGTGGCCGAGCAAATGGCCGATGAGCCAGCCTTCCGCCGAATGCTCGGCCGTCACAAGCAAATATCCGTCCTCCTGAACGGCAATCCGTTCCTCGCCGAAATATTCCTCCACCTTTACCCGCACCCGGGGATGGAAGCGCAGCACCATGCGGATACGATCGCTTCTCTCCCGCTGCATCCATCTGGCATCGAGATCCTCCAGCCGCACGTCCCTGCGCGGAAAAACTTCCAGCTCGACGCGCAGCTGCTTGATTCTCGTCAGCCTGAACGTCCGGTAATCGCCGCGCAGCCGGCAATAAGCATACAAAAACCAGGCATACCCTTTCCATGCCAAACCGACCGGCTCGACCGTCCGCTCCGTTCCGATTCCGTCCGCATTCGTATAAAAAAAACGAACGACATTCCGGCTTTTCGCCGCTTGCCGAAGCCGGGTCATCGTTTCCTTCTCCGCTTGCGTTCCGCACCATGGTCTCGTATCGAAAATAAGCGGTTCCCCGGAGTCCTCGAGCCGATTTTGCTCCGATTTGGCTACAAGCGCCCCGACCTTCGCCAGCAGATGATCCATATCCTTATCTTCAAGGGAAGCCTGCATTCCCCGCAAAGCGGTTACGATCGAATGCAGTTCCTCCAGCGTGACCATCTGCCTGTCGATCCGGTATTGATCCATAATTTCGTAGCCGCCGTCCGCACCTGCGTACGAGATAACGGGAATTCCCGCACTGTTGATCGTCTCCAGATCGCGATAAATCGTGCGCAGCGAGACCTCAAACCGGTCGGCCAACTCCTGACCGCTCATTCTTTTACGACTGAGCAAAAGCATCGTGATGGCAAGCAATCTGTGAAGCTTCATGCCAGAAAACCCTCCCGATTGCGCAATTGCCCGAACCGCTCAAGCGGATCCGGGCCTGTCTTTCCACCATTTTACGGTTTATTCCTGCCCGTGTCGACTTTTTTTCGGGCTTTCCCGAGCATGGGAAAAACCCCACGCCGCAGCTGCGTGGGGTTTGAGTTGCGTGCCGGGCCGAGAATCCTCACCCGCGCTGCGGGAGCCGCTTAACAAAGCGCCGGACGAGCTTTTGCACCGGCCCGGGCATCTGCTCGAGGTCGGCCGCCGTCACGGTGCGAGTCGCCATCAACAGCAGCGGATAGGCTGCGCCGGTGACGGCGCAGGCGAGCGCCGCCTGCACAAAGGCGCTCAGGGCAGCCGCCGGGAACGGATGCACGTATGCCCGGTTCAGCAGCTCCATGCCCCAGCCGAGCAGGACGATCACCGCCGTTACGGCGGCGAGTCCCCACCAGCGGCGGCCGAGCACCGTGAAGGCGACCGATTGCCGCAGCACCGCCACGTTGATCGCCGTCATGACGACGAAGCAGAGCGCGGTCGCCGCAATGATGCCGTAAATGCCCAGCACAGGCGCAAGCAGGAAGCTTGCCGCCAGCTTGACGGCGATGCCGGCGGCAACGCTGACGACCAGCGGCTTCATCCGGCCGATGCCCATCAAAACGGCACCCGATGTCTGCATGACGATCTGGAACATCGCGCTGGCCGTCAGCAGGATGATGATCGGCGCGGAATACTCGGCGACGACGGGCGAACCCGACGTATTGCCGAAAATAAAATCGTTCAGCGGGCGCGCCGACGCGCAGATGACCAGCACCATCGGCAGGCCTGTCAGCACCGACAGCTTCAGCACCCGGCCGGTTTGCTGCGATACCTGCGCCATGTCGCCGCGCGAATACGCCGCCGATACGATCGGCACGACCGACTGGCTGAGCGCCACGGCGAGGATGATCGGGATGCCGGCAAGCGATTGCGCCCGGCCGCTCAAAATCCCGAGCATCTCGACGGCATTATCGCGTCCGAACGCTCCCTGCAGCAGCGGGGTGACGATCGTCGAGTCGATCGTGTAGATGAGCGTCACGGTGACGGAAAAGATGACGATCGGGATCGACAGCCGGAACAGCTGGCTGTAGATCGCCGAATACGTCAGGGTGGCGGTCCCGGCGGCGCCGCCCCCCACCTTGTCCGCACGCCGCAGCTTGCGCGCGAAGTAAATCATCACGGCGATCGCCGCTACGCTGCCGACGACGCCGCCGAAGGAAGCGCCGGCCGCGCCCCATTCCAGGCCGTAGCCGAGCAGCGCATAAGCGAGCGCCACCGAGGCGGCGACGCGGAAAATTTGCTCGATGATTTGCGACAGCCCGTTCGGCATCATGTTTTGCCGCCCCTGGAAATAGCCGCGCATGATCGCGATCAGCGGAAACAGCAGCAGCGCCGGAGCGAGCGCGCGAATCGCCGCCGTCGCCTCCGGGTTGCCCGCGAGCTGCGCGCTCCAGGGCGCGAACGCGTACAGCAGCGCGGTCATTACGACGCCCGCGGCGAGCGCAAACCTGGCCGCGGCGCGGTATATGCGCTCCGCCTCGGCATGCTGTCCGAGCGCCGTGCGCTCGGAAATCATTTTGCTGAGTGCGCTTGGAACCCCCGCGGTCGCGATGACGAGCAGCACGGAATATAAATTGAAGGCGATGCCGTACCACGCCATTCCTTTTTCCTGCAGCAAATAAACGAGCGGTACCCGCTGGACGACCCCGAGCGCCCGCGCCACGAGAGCGGCTACCGTCAAAATCAGCGTGCCTTTGACTAATGAATCCTTGGACAAGTTCGGTTCCTCTTCTCTGTACAATCTTCCTTTAGTATTGTAGTGCTTCCGCGGAAGACGCGCAACGCCTATTGCCGCAAGGCATGTTTCGTGTTATGATGAAGGCAAGTTAATTACGGGTCAGAGATCGGGAGAAGACCGCGACATCCCCCTTGCTGAGGGGATTGTTCCGCGTCTTCTCTTTTTTGTTTGCCAAAAAATGCTCTTTACCCGGACGAAAGGGGTCTTTCTTATGAGTTTTTCCGCAGAAAAGCGCAGTGACGTACTCCGGCAGATGGCTTCGCAGCCGCTCGACCTGCTCGTAATCGGCGGCGGAATTACGGGAGCCGGTATTGCGCTCGATGCGCAGACGCGCGGCATGAAAACCGGGTTAATCGAAATGCAGGACTTCGGGGCGGGCACCTCCAGCCGCTCCACGAAGCTGATCCACGGCGGCCTTCGCTATTTGAAGCAGCTCGAGTTCAAGCTGGTTGCCGAAGTCGGCAAGGAGCGCGCGATCGTTTACGAAAACGCGCCGCACGTCACGACGCCGGAATGGATGCTGCTGCCGATCATCGAAGGCGGCACCTACGGCAAGCTCGCCACCTCGGTGGGCCTTTACGTCTACGACTGGCTGGCCGGCGTCAAAAGCAGCGAGCGCCGCAAAATGCTCAGCAAGGAGCAGACGCTGCGCATGGAACCGCTGCTTCGCACCGACAAGCTGAAGGGCGGCGGCTATTATGTGGAATACCGCACCGACGATGCGCGGCTGACGATCGAAACGATGAAGGAAGCGGCCCGCCGCGGCGCCCTTGCGGTGAACTACGCAAAAGCGGAAGAGCTGCTGTACGATCGGGGCAAGCTTGTCGGCGTTCGCGCTGCCGACCTGTTAAGCGGCGAGTCTTTCAACATTTATGCGAAAAAGATCGTCAACGCCGCCGGACCTTGGGTCGATACGATCCGCGAAAAAGACGGCTCCAAGCAGGGCAAACGTCTGCACTTGACCAAAGGCGTCCATCTCGTCTTTGACGGCAAACGGTTCCCTTTGAACCAGGCGATCTATTTCGATACGCCGGACGGCCGGATGGTATTCGCCATTCCGCGCGACGGCAAAACATATATCGGCACGACGGACACGAACTACCGCGGCGATATCGTGCACCCGCGCATGACCGTAGCCGACCGCGACTATATCATCGCTGCGGCGAATTTCATGTTCCCGACGCTGAAGCTGACGGCGGCCGATCTCGAATCCAGTTGGTCGGGGCTGCGCCCGCTCATCCACGAGGACGGTAAGTCGCCTTCCGAGTTATCGCGGAAAGACGAAATTTTCATCGCTCCGTCCGGACTCATCACGATTGCCGGCGGCAAACTGACCGGTTACCGCAAAATGGCCGAGCGCATCGTCGACCTGGCCGGCCGGCAGCTGGCGCAGGAGGGCCACGGCTCGTATCCGGGCTGCACGACGGACCGGGTCCGCCTCTCCGGCGGCGATGTCGGCGGCTCCGCGCAGTTCGAAGCTTTCGTGAAGGAGCGCACGAAAGCGGGCAAAGACTGGGGCTTGTCCGAAACGGAAGCGGAGCAGTTTGCCCGCGCTTACGGCTCCAACTGCGGCCGGCTGTTCGAGCTGTACGCCTCCTCCCGCGAAGAAGCGCGCGAATGGGGCATCCCCGAGGCGGTCATGGCCATGCTGCAGTACGGGATCGAACATGAGATGGTGGCGACGCCGGCCGACTTTTTCGTTCGCCGCACCGGTGCGGTTTACTTCGATATCGCTTGGGCGAAAATGTGGAAAGAGCCGGTCATCCGCTACATGGCGCACCGCTTCGGCTGGAGCGAGCAAAGCGCGGCCCGGCACAGCGAAGCGCTTGATGTGCTGCTTCACGATGCGGTCGTTCCTTTGGAGAAAGAAGCTCAGTAACCTTTTCGGCTGTAACGGCTCTTGAACTTGATTTGCCACCTTGCCAACGTCCAATACCCGGCTTCCCGGGGACGGACGTTTTTTCTTTTTCGCGTGGAGGGAACTCCGGAAGCTTCGAATGACACCTACTTATTCGTAGTATCCTTCCGTTGATTTGCGTAATTGTTTGAATTGATTCGCATCATGCCCGAACCATACTTGGGAATTCGTTCGGGCAGCAAGCGTGCGGATTTTCTCAACCGCGTTCCGGTATCCGATCGAATCGTATATGATGCCCGGCAGCTTGACGGGTGGACCGTAACTCTCCGCCGTATAGATGGTATCGGAAGCAAGGATGATCCCCCCTGTTTCCGGCATTTCAATGTGCAATCCTAACATGCCCCAAGCATGACCGCTGCCAAAGTTAACAATTTTGATGCCTTCAGCCAACTCCAGGTTATCTTCATTGCGTTTGACGGTCCGCCACTGCAAGTGGTTTTTGATCCAAGCATCGATGTCCGCCCAAACGTAGGCTCCTCCCTTTTCGTTGCGGGCATAGCTTTGCAACGTACCGTTCAGCTCATCTTCATGGACGATAATCGTTGCGTTCGTAAAGATCTCCAAGCACCCGGCATGATCCAGATGTAAATGAGAGGCAACGACGTACTTGATTTCCTCAGGTTTAACACGGAGCTGCTCCAGCCGGTTATGCAGGTAACATTCCTCGCTTGCCACCCATGGGAACGCCTGCTGAGTGTATTCGGCCCAGCGTCCTTCACTGCCCATCGAGTTCGGGTTGCAAGCCGTATCGAACAAAATTTTTCCTTCCGCATGATCGATCAGTACCGTATATATCGGAAATTCCACGAACTGTGTCGGTGCATTAGGATTACTGATCGTAGCCGGATTATGCATGGCGATCATCCAATTTTTATCCATGCTCATACGACCGTTATCCATCACATACAGCTTGGGGCGGGCTTTAATAATATTCGGCATGTTCATTTCCTCCTATTAAATTCAGGCTTTGCCAGCATATGAGTCAACCGTTGGCATGCAAAGACTTCACTCCGTTTATAACCGCACAGTGGATATCGATTGTTTCTCCTCCGCTGGTATAGACATATAATATTGCACGGACTAAACTTATGTAAGTAGGCACTTTAAGGTGTCCTGGGAACTTTGAAGTGCATAGGAGGGAAATCATTTGACATCTTCGTCCAAAACAAAACAATCCGACATCTCATTGGCGATATGCGGTTACAGCAGAGTTCTTGAAATCATCTCCAACAAATGGACGGCACTCGTCATTTATGCATTGGAAAACGGAAACATTCGATACGGAGAAATGGAAAGAAGAATCGAGGGCATTTCAAAAAAAATGCTCACTCAAACGTTGCGTAAGCTGGAATGGAACGGGTTGGTACAACGCCATATTACACCAACCGTGCCCCCAAGCGTTGAATATTCGCTAACTCCTTTAGGGGAAAGTTTGCTTAATCCGATGAGAGAGCTAAGACAGTGGGGAAGGGCAAATTACTGGCATGTCGAGACGGCAAGAGCCAAATATGACCTAACTTAAGGCTGCCGATCATCCCGGCTGCTATTGTACCCGTTCAATTTAAATAATCCGCTATAATGGGGATGACCAAGCCGGGGAAATGGGAGAGAAGAAATTGCTGATCAAAGGAACGACGATTTTGCTGCTGCTTGTAACGTTCGGTATGCTGGGGACCGTACCTTCGGACTTGACGGCGATCGAAAACATGCGTTATGTGCCGCAGGAACGGGACGATGTGCTGAATAATCCGTACATGGGCTTCGCCCCGGCCGCCTTGAACGGTCCGTATTCGCAGCCGCACAAGCTCGCTTACGTGCTTTGGACGTGGAAAGATCTGGAGCCGGAAAAAGGAAAGTATGCTTTTGACGAGCTGGAGCGAAAATATAAGTTCACTTACTGGAAAGAGCGCGACGTGAAGCTCATTATCCGTTTTGTGCTCGATTATGCGCGGGACGACACGCAGAAGACGGATATTCCCGAGTGGCTCTACAAGGAGCTGGGCGGCGACGGAATTTGGTATGACAATCCCGCCGGCAAAGGCTTCAGCCCGAACTACGACAATCCGCTGCTTATTAAATATCATCGCGAGGTCATCGCCAAGCTGGGCGAAAGGTACGACAACGACGCCGGAATCGCTTTTATCGCGCTCGGCAGCTTGGGCCATTGGGGCGAATGGCATACTTACAGCGGCGAAGCCGGGGAAATTCCTTTTCCGAAACTTGCCGTGTCGGATCAATACGTCCGGCATTACATAGACGCTTTTCCGAACAAAAAGCTGCTGCTGCGCAGACCGTACCCTATCGTCAAGGAGGAGCGTCTCGGCCTGTTCAACGACGTGTTCGGCAGCCATGAGCAAACCGTTCACGGCTTTGTCGATTGGTTTGAAAACGGGTATACCTCGCTGCTGGCAGGTGAGGATATCCCGCCTGTGCCCGATTTTTGGCAGCATGCGCCAAGCGGCGGGGAAATCGGCAATGCGGGCCGGATGAAGGAGCTGTTTCAAAACGACACGATCGGGGAGACGCTGGATCAGGCCAGGCTGAGCCATACGAGCTGGCTTGGCCCAAGCAGCCCCGTAGGGCTTACGCTGAACGACACCGAGCGGCAAAACGTGAACCGGCTGCTGAAGCTGATGGGCTACCGCTTCGTCGTGAAAGAGGCGACGGTGCGGAGATTGGCGCCTTCCGGAAGCGATCTTCCGGTCAGCTTAACCATAGAAAACAAAGGTGTAGCGCCGTTTTATTACAAGTGGCCGCTGGAGCTGTCGCTTGCGGACCCGGAAGGCCGTATCGTGGCGAGCACGATTGCGGATGCGGATATCCGGACCTGGCTGCCCGGAACCTCGGAGGTGACGGCGCAGCTGCACGTCCCGTCCCACATCGCGACCGGCGCCTATACCGTGACCGCGGCCATTCTCGATCCCGACCGGCGGAAGCCGGGTGTCGATTTTGCCATTCAGGGACGCAGGGACGACGGGCGTTATCCGATCGGTTATGTACAAATCGTATCGCCCTGAGGCCAAGACCGGTTTGAGCCGAATAAGCTCGGCTGCAACCGTTAACCCGCCCTATACATGACGCACATGCAATGTTCAACTTATATAGCTGCCTGAACAAGTAAAAAGGGAGCCCGCGGGGCTCCCTTATTTGAAATCAATGCATCGGATTCATCGCGCGGCTCACGACGACGCGGCGGATGAAAAACGCCATGGCCAAACCGATCAGCGTTACGATCATCGCGAACATGAACACGTTCTGAGAGCCGAACGTCATCGCGTTGGCCATCTCGGTATTCTCGGTCGGCGCTTTGGAATTGTGCAAATACTTTTCCATGCCGCTCGTCAAAATGCTGATTGCGATCGCCGTGCCGATCGCACCCGCGACCTGCTGCAGCGTGTTCATAACCGCCGTTCCGTGCGGATACAGCTCCGGCGGCAGCTGATTGAGGCCGTTCGTCTGCGACGGCATCCATACCATCGAGATGCCGACCATAAGGCCGATATGCAGGGCGACGATGAAGGCGATCGAAGACGCCGGCGTAATGCCGGAGAAAAACCATAACATCAGGGCCACAATAACGAGGCCTGGAATGACAAGCCATTTCGGCCCGTATTTGTCGAACAAACGTCCCATGCGCGGCGACATGAGGCCGTTCAGCGCGCTGCCCGGCAGCAGCATGAGTCCGGCGGAAAACGCGGACAGCTTCATGCCGTTTTGCAAATACATCGGCAAAATAATCATGCTCGACAAGATGATCATCATACACGACAGCACCATGAGCAGGCCCACTACGAACATCGGATACTTGAACACCCGCAGGTTCATTATCGGCTCGCGCATAAATATTTGCCGCAGGGCGAAAAGCGCGATCGCGGCCAACCCGATGGCGATAGACGCAACAACGATCGGGCCGCTCCAGCCCTCACCGCCTTCGCCCGCCTTACTAAAGCCGAATACGACGCCGCCGAAGCCTATGGTGGACAGGATGACGGACAGCAGATCGATGCGGGGCTTCGTCACTTCCGTGACGTTTTCCAAATTTTTCAGTCCGACGAGCAGTCCGATGACCAAAAACGGCAGCGATAGCCAGAAGATGTAATGCCAAGTAAAATAGGCGATCAGGAGCCCCGCCACAGTCGGGCCGATGGCCGGTGCGAACATGATGACGAGGCCGACG
The window above is part of the Paenibacillus hamazuiensis genome. Proteins encoded here:
- a CDS encoding helix-turn-helix transcriptional regulator, whose amino-acid sequence is MKLHRLLAITMLLLSRKRMSGQELADRFEVSLRTIYRDLETINSAGIPVISYAGADGGYEIMDQYRIDRQMVTLEELHSIVTALRGMQASLEDKDMDHLLAKVGALVAKSEQNRLEDSGEPLIFDTRPWCGTQAEKETMTRLRQAAKSRNVVRFFYTNADGIGTERTVEPVGLAWKGYAWFLYAYCRLRGDYRTFRLTRIKQLRVELEVFPRRDVRLEDLDARWMQRERSDRIRMVLRFHPRVRVKVEEYFGEERIAVQEDGYLLVTAEHSAEGWLIGHLLGHGTDVLVIEPKWLADAVREKAEQIVRQYRDE
- a CDS encoding DinB family protein, whose product is MYQTVQSFVEDYRSESAGTQKLLDALTDESLNQEVAPGFRTLGQLAWHLCTSGGFLQPTGLKFEYPSDESERPSSASEIAQAYRKMSESLLEAVQTQWTDESLQLTSPFFGEQWKNGMALDGLIKHEIHHRGQLTVLMRQAGIPVTGVYGPAKEEWAAMGMAAPV
- a CDS encoding TetR/AcrR family transcriptional regulator yields the protein MDKKETAKERILRVASDLFYREGIRAVGIDRIIAESGVAKASFYRNFATKDDLIVAYLDSRESFNTIGLEEAAKRYPDSPIDQLLFLVDDFAARLQAEGFRGCPFINTIVEFPDEDHPGHRKALESRNERWRKVTDIARQAGARDPEELTAQLRMLSSGATIGAYMLKSAFRTESYVKAARLLIEHQLTNS
- the ahlS gene encoding AhlS family quorum-quenching N-acyl homoserine lactonase, encoding MPNIIKARPKLYVMDNGRMSMDKNWMIAMHNPATISNPNAPTQFVEFPIYTVLIDHAEGKILFDTACNPNSMGSEGRWAEYTQQAFPWVASEECYLHNRLEQLRVKPEEIKYVVASHLHLDHAGCLEIFTNATIIVHEDELNGTLQSYARNEKGGAYVWADIDAWIKNHLQWRTVKRNEDNLELAEGIKIVNFGSGHAWGMLGLHIEMPETGGIILASDTIYTAESYGPPVKLPGIIYDSIGYRNAVEKIRTLAARTNSQVWFGHDANQFKQLRKSTEGYYE
- a CDS encoding glycerol-3-phosphate dehydrogenase/oxidase, with translation MSFSAEKRSDVLRQMASQPLDLLVIGGGITGAGIALDAQTRGMKTGLIEMQDFGAGTSSRSTKLIHGGLRYLKQLEFKLVAEVGKERAIVYENAPHVTTPEWMLLPIIEGGTYGKLATSVGLYVYDWLAGVKSSERRKMLSKEQTLRMEPLLRTDKLKGGGYYVEYRTDDARLTIETMKEAARRGALAVNYAKAEELLYDRGKLVGVRAADLLSGESFNIYAKKIVNAAGPWVDTIREKDGSKQGKRLHLTKGVHLVFDGKRFPLNQAIYFDTPDGRMVFAIPRDGKTYIGTTDTNYRGDIVHPRMTVADRDYIIAAANFMFPTLKLTAADLESSWSGLRPLIHEDGKSPSELSRKDEIFIAPSGLITIAGGKLTGYRKMAERIVDLAGRQLAQEGHGSYPGCTTDRVRLSGGDVGGSAQFEAFVKERTKAGKDWGLSETEAEQFARAYGSNCGRLFELYASSREEAREWGIPEAVMAMLQYGIEHEMVATPADFFVRRTGAVYFDIAWAKMWKEPVIRYMAHRFGWSEQSAARHSEALDVLLHDAVVPLEKEAQ
- a CDS encoding putative polysaccharide biosynthesis protein, with protein sequence MSKDSLVKGTLILTVAALVARALGVVQRVPLVYLLQEKGMAWYGIAFNLYSVLLVIATAGVPSALSKMISERTALGQHAEAERIYRAAARFALAAGVVMTALLYAFAPWSAQLAGNPEATAAIRALAPALLLFPLIAIMRGYFQGRQNMMPNGLSQIIEQIFRVAASVALAYALLGYGLEWGAAGASFGGVVGSVAAIAVMIYFARKLRRADKVGGGAAGTATLTYSAIYSQLFRLSIPIVIFSVTVTLIYTIDSTIVTPLLQGAFGRDNAVEMLGILSGRAQSLAGIPIILAVALSQSVVPIVSAAYSRGDMAQVSQQTGRVLKLSVLTGLPMVLVICASARPLNDFIFGNTSGSPVVAEYSAPIIILLTASAMFQIVMQTSGAVLMGIGRMKPLVVSVAAGIAVKLAASFLLAPVLGIYGIIAATALCFVVMTAINVAVLRQSVAFTVLGRRWWGLAAVTAVIVLLGWGMELLNRAYVHPFPAAALSAFVQAALACAVTGAAYPLLLMATRTVTAADLEQMPGPVQKLVRRFVKRLPQRG
- a CDS encoding DHA2 family efflux MFS transporter permease subunit, giving the protein MSLSAKSESLARPAAAAEIRPRPRLLLAVMLLSVFMAVANIFIVNVATPSIQRGLHSGFSELQFVITGYTLAYAVALIIGGRLGDRFGRKRMLLIGVAGFTLSSLFCGLSSGVSMLIMFRVVQGLSAALIAPQVLSLIQENYAPEKRGGIFGMYGAAQGLAATTGQLIGGFLLRLNPWELDWRTVFFFSVPIGIAIMAMTPFIPESSQRDRSKLDWVGAALIAAGLLMLVYPLVQGQKEGWPIGILAVLVLSLPVFALFVRYEKKLLERNSVPFMNVNLFRERAFSIGLVIVVLLMCSQAAYFLIFAYLLQIGLGFSALQAGTIILPMGIGYFMASLFSPKVSAKLGPHVLTAGAALTVTGYLALAMSVHATGPSGAVLLWVPALLVLGIGQGLIASPITTIVLSRIRAADIGSASGILTTGMQVASAVGIGLIGVVWLSSLSGHADAVGREVEQQLRSSLPAASAGPGDAALTAMRDCYPLMARGGDPSAIPAGCRADAASPAAKQLYESGIRLANAQNYADSFLLCLYVLAAVAACMLPFALVLARIRKA